One Legionella hackeliae DNA segment encodes these proteins:
- a CDS encoding RNA polymerase sigma factor FliA produces MDALAAYSKVNQQTQEMLVKTHALMVKRIAHHLLGRLPHTVQLDDLVQAGMLGLLEAVRHYDATKGASFETYAGIRIRGHMLDEVRRNDWVPRSVYRNARMISEAVKIVENRLGRDAKDHEVASELKLSLDEYYEMLKDSAGSQLYGFDDLGVTDDILKIDSENASTEPHINVLQEDMSNQLSQIIDSLPEKERLVLSLYYEQDLNLKEIGEVLGVSESRVSQIHSQATLRIKSRLPE; encoded by the coding sequence GTGGATGCTTTGGCTGCGTACAGCAAAGTGAATCAACAGACACAGGAAATGCTGGTGAAGACCCATGCATTGATGGTAAAACGAATAGCGCATCATTTATTAGGACGTTTGCCACACACCGTGCAGCTGGATGATTTAGTACAGGCGGGCATGCTTGGTTTATTGGAAGCAGTGAGACATTATGATGCAACAAAAGGAGCATCTTTTGAGACGTATGCAGGCATTCGTATTCGCGGACATATGCTTGATGAAGTTCGACGCAATGATTGGGTGCCACGCTCAGTTTATCGGAATGCACGTATGATTTCAGAAGCGGTGAAAATTGTAGAAAATCGCTTGGGTCGCGATGCTAAAGATCATGAAGTGGCCAGCGAACTTAAGTTGAGTCTTGATGAATACTACGAAATGTTAAAAGATTCAGCGGGAAGTCAGCTCTATGGGTTTGATGATTTGGGAGTTACTGACGATATTTTAAAAATTGATAGCGAAAATGCTTCTACCGAACCTCATATCAATGTCTTGCAGGAAGATATGAGCAACCAGTTGTCGCAAATTATAGACAGCTTACCTGAAAAAGAGCGCTTGGTATTATCATTATATTATGAGCAAGATCTCAATTTAAAAGAAATTGGTGAAGTACTCGGCGTAAGTGAATCACGCGTTTCGCAGATTCACAGTCAAGCAACTCTTCGTATAAAATCGCGCTTACCGGAGTGA
- a CDS encoding MinD/ParA family protein → MSKSRRVTDQASGLRNLSRSKPVKVIAIAAGKGGVGKSNISVNLAVALGQRNKKVLLLDADLGLANVDIMIGLHAKYNLSHVVQGLCHLSDIILQGPEGVRIIPASSGTDYMTQLSAAEHAGIIDAFNEITDDVDYMIIDTAAGISDTVLSFARSAQELIVIVCDEPTSLTDAYALIKVMAKRYEWSHFHVLTNMVRSTKEGRELFNKLYRVAEHFLNVRLDYIGAIPFDEHVHEAVKKQKPVLLAYPDSQAAKAVLQLAERVEDWPHKHALGGNTSFFLERLVTGEH, encoded by the coding sequence ATGTCGAAGAGTAGACGTGTCACTGATCAGGCATCAGGCCTTCGTAACCTATCTCGTTCAAAACCAGTGAAAGTGATTGCTATTGCAGCAGGTAAAGGAGGCGTGGGTAAAAGCAATATTTCTGTGAATCTGGCAGTTGCCTTGGGTCAAAGAAATAAAAAGGTACTACTCCTTGATGCTGATTTAGGTTTGGCAAATGTAGATATCATGATAGGTTTGCATGCGAAGTATAATCTTTCCCACGTTGTACAAGGGCTTTGTCACTTAAGCGATATTATATTGCAAGGGCCTGAAGGAGTTCGAATAATCCCTGCTTCCTCAGGAACGGATTATATGACCCAATTAAGTGCAGCGGAGCATGCAGGAATTATTGATGCATTCAATGAAATTACTGACGATGTCGATTATATGATTATTGATACTGCAGCAGGGATTTCTGATACCGTGCTTAGTTTTGCGCGTTCAGCTCAGGAATTAATTGTCATTGTTTGTGATGAGCCTACCTCACTGACTGATGCTTATGCTCTAATCAAGGTAATGGCCAAGCGTTACGAGTGGAGTCATTTTCATGTATTGACCAACATGGTGCGCAGCACGAAAGAAGGGCGAGAATTATTCAATAAGTTATATCGAGTTGCTGAGCATTTCCTAAATGTCCGCTTGGACTATATTGGCGCCATCCCTTTTGATGAGCACGTACACGAGGCTGTAAAAAAGCAAAAACCTGTTTTACTGGCGTATCCTGATTCGCAAGCAGCCAAAGCAGTTTTACAACTGGCAGAGAGAGTGGAGGATTGGCCACATAAACATGCGTTAGGAGGTAATACTAGTTTTTTTCTTGAGCGTCTAGTAACTGGTGAACACTAA